In Danaus plexippus chromosome 9 unlocalized genomic scaffold, MEX_DaPlex mxdp_26, whole genome shotgun sequence, the following proteins share a genomic window:
- the LOC116767477 gene encoding uncharacterized protein LOC116767477 gives MLASLKSFFKWNIIKSNDSNNESPSLILLICINFFEDVLFWKKIWLSLLCFFIFNILFFSCVYRQLNLLQFIFGFSIFTISLDAFETWLKFKHRTTCLKRLASHEDEKLVPLISKIINLVQSKFAEFIYLRDKNHTKAFVILQLILSIVFIIGRYSSGYTIIYFLSTLVLFARKILPPIVKVYKKIQHCAESDFELEGLVPEESDANLDLLSIEPDRKLLLDEKQSLDYWKPDDLPIEEASDSDNSSSVITNLSIEKMQTLVKDVENTDSSEDEYIPQEHQSEHYQSSLEVQPIDTWSSAAYNALSNLGGAVSNLVYSSQDINRRKRVSSFDSSDGFEMIDKNDL, from the exons ATGTTAGCTTctttgaaatctttttttaagtggaatataattaaaagtaacgaTAGCAATAATGAATCGCCGtcattaatacttttaatttgcattaatttttttgaagatgtattattttggaaaaaaatatggcTCTCgcttttgtgtttttttatatttaatatattattttt TTCCTGTGTATATCGACAGTTAAATTtgcttcaatttatttttggattcTCAATTTTTACAATCAGCTTGGATGCATTTGAAACGTGGTTGAAGTTTAAACATCGCACAACATGTCTGAAACGATTAGCATCTCATGAAGATGAGAAATTGGTGCCTCTTAtttcgaaaattataaatttggtaCAATCGAAATTTGcagagtttatttatttacgcgATAAAAATCATACCAAG GCTTTTGTGATCCTCCAATTAATACTAAGCATTGTTTTTATCATCGGAAGGTATAGCAGTGGTtacactataatatattttttaagcacCCTTGTGTTGTTTGCACGTAAAATTCTACCACCTATAGTgaaggtttataaaaaaatacagcatTGTGCag aatCTGATTTTGAATTGGAGGGTCTTGTGCCAGAAGAATCTGATGCCAACTTAGATCTGCTCTCTATTGAACCAGACAGAAAATTATTACTGGATGAAAAGCAAAGCCTAG ACTATTGGAAACCAGATGATTTGCCAATAGAAGAAGCCAGTGATAGTGATAACAGCAGTTctgttataacaaatttatccaTTGAAAAAATGCAAACTCTTGTAAAGGATGTTGAAAACACTGACTCCAGTGAAGATGAATATATACCACAAG AACACCAATCAGAACACTATCAATCTTCTTTAGAAGTACAGCCCATTGATACATGGAGTAGTGCAGCCTATAATGCTTTATCAAATCTTGGCGGAGCAGTTTCAAATTTAGTCTACAGCTCTCAAGATATTAATAGGAGGAAGAGGGTTTCTAGTTTTGATTCATCAGATGGCTTTGAAATGattgataaaaatgatttgtaa
- the LOC116767478 gene encoding lys-63-specific deubiquitinase BRCC36-like — translation MLNKVLLSTDVALICVQHALSTEKEEIMGLLIGEVHNNNTLVSIVSSVILRRLDKKPDRVEISEEQLVQATLRAEELAAAVGRPLRVVGWYHSHPHITVWPSHVDLATQSMYQRMDSSFVGIIFAVYIQDQTAKAPSIQITCFQSVNEGTNQSRREIELEITNSNDSLTLNNFEILTQLPAILKEEEDESYKNEAEGSDCEDILNKQHNSAVRTIAIGHIVEKISRPMLEALVARNALNTVRLKALKKQHQELMAKLDKMSCNV, via the exons atgttgaataaagtattattatcgACGGATGTAGCATTGATTTGTGTTCAACATGCTCTTTCAACAGAAAAAGAAGAAATTATGGGACTACTAATAGGAGAA gTACACAATAATAACACATTGGTTTCAATTGTGTCTTCTGTTATTTTGAGACGTCTCGATAAAAAACCAGACAGAGTTGAGATATCAGAAGAACAATTAGTACAGGCAACATTAAGAGCTGAAGAGCTAGCTGCTGCAGTTGGTAGGCCATTAAGAGTTGTTGGCTGGTACCATTCCCATCCACATATCACAGTTTGGCCATCTCATGTTG ATCTTGCAACTCAATCCATGTATCAAAGAATGGACTCAAGTTTTGTTGGAATAATATTTGCTGTGTATATTCAAGATCAAACAGCAAAGGCACCTTCA atacaaATCACATGCTTCCAATCAGTTAATGAAGGTACAAATCAAAGCAGACGAGAAATTGAACTGGAAATTACTAACAGCAATGACTctctaacattaaataattttgag aTCTTGACACAGTTACCTGCTATTCTAAAGGAAGAAGAGGAtgaatcttataaaaatgaagCGGAGGGAAGTGATTGTGAAgatattctaaataaacaacataattCAGCTGTAAGAACTATAGCTATTGGACATATAGTTGAAAAG ATATCACGACCAATGTTGGAAGCTCTTGTTGCTAGAAACGCATTAAACACTGTCCGTCTTAAAGCTTTAAAGAAACAACATCAGGAGCTTATGGCTAAATTAGATAAGATGTCTTGTAATGTTTAG